CTATGGAGATCGCGTTTTTAAGCATCGGCCCCGTCTCTTTAACGAACCCGTGGAGTTTTATATCCGGGTCCGTCTCAAGCGGCTTTAGCGCGCCAACAGGGTCGCTCCCTGCCACATCCAATTTTACGCCCAGGCATATCTCCTTGAGTATCGGGAATATGGCTTCATGGAAATAGAGGAGGCCGTCCCTGTTCGGCCAATGGCCGGTAGAGCCTATGTATAGCAGCCTTTTCCCCGGCTCAAAGGGCGCGAGCGCCTCCTCGGGGCTCAAGGGGGTTGCGCCGTTCGGCACTACCTGAAACCGGTCTCCCGGACAGAGCTTCCGGAGCATTTCCGCGTCGGCCTGGGACATCATTATCCTCAGGTCGAAGCGTCCGGAAAGTTTTTTCTCAAGCCGCCTGCTCTTTAGCCACTGGATGTAGAAGAACGCCTTCCAGACCATGCCGGGGGCGTTCCTGGCGCGGCGGTACTGGGTCACGAAGGAAAGGTCCTGCTCGGTAAGGGCGCCTACGCCGGCAAACTTGTCCGGGAGATAGGGCCCCATCTCCGTAAGCTCTATCTGAACGACGTCGAATGAGCCAGAGGCAAGGAGGGCATTAAGCCTTTCCGCCATCCGCTTCGAGCGGTACGCGAGGGATATTATCGGATAAGGCGAGAGTATGTGGCGTATATTGAAGAGAAGGGACGGTAGCCCGGTGAGCTCCCTTCTTTCCACTCCCTCGACCCTGCAATATCTCTCAAGCTCCTTGAGGGCGGAAAGCTCGCCGTTTCCGCTGTAGAAACATAAGAGCGTGACCTCGTTCCTCCGTGAAAGCTCCCTTATGAGGTTGAAGACCCTCACCTTGCCGCCGTCGGCAGGCGGGTAGGGCGGGAAAGGCGATACGACGAGTATCCTCATCCGGTCATTCAGCCTGCGTTACGATTCTATCACTATACTGGAGGCTATAATATTTAGTGTACTCGCCGGAGATTATCCTGTCCCACCAGTCGCGGTTGGCGATGTACCAGTCTATGGTCTTCGCTATCCCGTCCTCGAAGCAATGCGCCGGCGCCCAGCCGAGCTCCTTCTCCATCTTCGAACAGTCTATGGCGTATCTCCTGTCGTGGCCGGGCCTGTCCTTCACGAAGGTGATGAGCTTTTCGCGGCTCCCCTCGAAGGGGTACTCCTTTAATGCGCCCTCACCGGCCTTCCTGTCCAGGACCGAGCAGATGAGCTTTACTATCTCGATATTCTTCTTCTCGTTCCGGCCGCCTATGTTGTAGGTCTCGCCGAGCCTCCCTTTTTCAAGGACGGTATCCACGGCCCTGCAGTGGTCCTCGACATAGAGCCAGTCCCTGACGTTAAGCCCGTCGCCATAGACCGGAAGGGCCTTGCCCTTCAATGCGTTTATTACCATCAACGGGATGAGCTTCTCCGGAAACTGGTACGGCCCGTAGTTGTTCGAGCAGTTGGTCGTGAGGACCGGGAGCCCGTAGGTGTGGAAGTAGGCCCTGACGAGATGGTCGGATGAGGCCTTGCTCGCGGCATAGGGCGAGTTGGGGCTGTAGGCGGTAGTCTCTGTGAAAAAGCCTGTGGGCCCGAGCGTGCCGTAGACCTCGTCGGTCGAGACGTGGAGGAACCTTTTTCCGCCGGAATCATTGCCCCAGTGCTTCCTCGCGGCCTCGAGCAGGGTGAATGTGCCGAGGATGTTCGTCTCTATGAAGTCCCTGGGGCCGAGTATCGAGCGGTCCACGTGCGATTCGGCAGCGAAGTTCACGACCGTGTCTATGCCCTCTTCCGTAAAGAGCGCGTCAACGAGATTTATATCGGTTATATCGCCCTTCACGAACCTGTATAGCGGCCCCTCCTTTAAAGACGCGAGGTTTTCTAGGTTGCCCGCGTAGGTGAGCTTATCGAGCACCACGAGCCTGTCGCCGGGGTGGGCGGCCCTCATGTGGAGGACGAAATTAGAGCCGATGAAGCCTGCGCCGCCTGTTATGAGTATCTTACGCATTGCCAACCCCCCTTTGAGGCAACCCCTAAAAATCGATCTTTTCCCCGGACTCTGCGTCAGGCCGGGAAAAGCGTGAAAAAGCTCTAATTTTCAGAAGTTGCCTTGAGTTCCTTGAGCATCGACCGGAGCGAGTCTCTCCAGTAAGGAATCCGGAGCCCGAAGGCCCCCTTTATCCTGGCCTTGTCCAGGACCGAGAAGGCAGGCCTCCTGGCCGGGACAGGATATTCAGCCGTGAGTATCGGCTCTATTGCCGAGCACTTAAGCCCGGTGCCGAGCGCCTTCGCCTCCTCGCATATCGCAACCGCGAAATCGAACCAGCTCGCCACACCCTCATTGGAATAATGGTAAGTCCCCCAGGGGCTTTTGCCCGCGCTGATTGATTTTGCGACCTCGACTATCGCGGAGGCCAGGTCCGCGCTCCAGGTCGGAGAGCCGACCTGGTCGTATACCACCCTGAGCGAGTCCCGCTCCGATGCGAGCCTCAGTATCGTCTTTACGAAGTTATGCCCCGTGACCCCGTAGACCCACGAGGTGCGTATGACCACGCGCTTATCCAAAAGGGCCGCGAGGGCCGCCTCGCCCGCGAGCTTGGACTCTCCATAGACGCTCTGCGGGTTGGTCGCGTCGTCTTCCCTGTAAGGGACCGCCCTCGACCCGTCGAATACGAAATCGGTCGAGACGTGTATAAGTGGGATGCCCGCCTCAAGCGCGGCCCGTCCGAGGTTTGCAGGGCCGTCGGAATTCACGGCAAAGGCCCTTTCCCTCTCCTTCTCGGCGAGATCGACCTTCGTGTAAGCCGCCGCGTTTATTATAAGGCCGGGCCTCTCCTTCCGTACCGCGTTGAAAACCGCAGTGGCGTCCGCTATGTCAAGCTCGGATGAGCCGAAGGCCGCTGTCTCGAACCCGGCATTCCGGAGAAGCGGCCCAAGGTCGCTCCCGAGCTGCCCTTTTGCGCCTGTCAGTAGTGCCTTCATTCAATCCAGCCTGTAGGGGGATTTGGGGTCGTTCTCGTATCTCACCTCGTCAACCGGCTCCTTTTTGCCGTTCCCCTTAAAGAGCCTGTTCGGGCAGTTTATGACGAGCCCGTCCTCGCTCCCCACGTTCCTGTACGCGTGGACGACCTTTTTGGGGACGATGACGACCGAGGGGTTTGATTCCCCGGCCACGAAGGCCATCCTGTTCCCGAAGGTCGGCGACTCGGGCCTGTTGTCCCAGAGATACACCTTGAAGTCCGACGGCCCGGCAAAGCAGAAATAATCGGCCTGGTCCATGTGCTCGTGCGGCCCCCTCGCCACACCCGGCCTCGTAAGCGAGACATAGGTCATGACGGGAACGTACTCCTCTGAAATTTCATCCGTGCGGAAGAGCTCCATCAGCCACCCGCGGTCGTCCGCATACCTCTTGAGCTCCTTTATCACAATACCCTCAATCGGCCCGTCCTTGAACATGCCTTACACCTCCACCACGGAATCATCGCCTATCATCAGACGGAGCGCCTCGTGCTTCTCATGGCACCTCCGGACCTTCGCGTTCCTGCCGATAAGGCTGTCCTCGAGCCTGTCCACGTGGTCCACCTCGGAGCCCGAGAGTATGACGCAGTGCTCGACGATGGACTTGAAGACGCGTGTCTTCGCGCCTATGCTCGTGAAGGGGCCGATGAAGCTCCCCTCTATGACTGCCCCCTTGCCGATGACTATCGGCCCGCGGAGCGTGCTGTTAACGACCCTGGCCCCTTCCTCTATCGTGACCCTTCCGGTCACCTCGGAATTTTCGACCTCGCCCCTTATGTCGCGCTTGTACCATTCGTCAAGGACGATGGTATTGGCGGCCAGTAGGTCGTCTTT
This sequence is a window from Deltaproteobacteria bacterium. Protein-coding genes within it:
- a CDS encoding glycosyltransferase family 4 protein, with translation MRILVVSPFPPYPPADGGKVRVFNLIRELSRRNEVTLLCFYSGNGELSALKELERYCRVEGVERRELTGLPSLLFNIRHILSPYPIISLAYRSKRMAERLNALLASGSFDVVQIELTEMGPYLPDKFAGVGALTEQDLSFVTQYRRARNAPGMVWKAFFYIQWLKSRRLEKKLSGRFDLRIMMSQADAEMLRKLCPGDRFQVVPNGATPLSPEEALAPFEPGKRLLYIGSTGHWPNRDGLLYFHEAIFPILKEICLGVKLDVAGSDPVGALKPLETDPDIKLHGFVKETGPMLKNAISIVPLRVGSGTRLKILEAMAAGSPVVSTSIGCEGIEVRNNENILIADSPREFAEACKRLMEDRSLSERIRKGGYALVSEKYSWEKIAAGLERKYMELLPEKGRAALETGRR
- the rfbB gene encoding dTDP-glucose 4,6-dehydratase is translated as MRKILITGGAGFIGSNFVLHMRAAHPGDRLVVLDKLTYAGNLENLASLKEGPLYRFVKGDITDINLVDALFTEEGIDTVVNFAAESHVDRSILGPRDFIETNILGTFTLLEAARKHWGNDSGGKRFLHVSTDEVYGTLGPTGFFTETTAYSPNSPYAASKASSDHLVRAYFHTYGLPVLTTNCSNNYGPYQFPEKLIPLMVINALKGKALPVYGDGLNVRDWLYVEDHCRAVDTVLEKGRLGETYNIGGRNEKKNIEIVKLICSVLDRKAGEGALKEYPFEGSREKLITFVKDRPGHDRRYAIDCSKMEKELGWAPAHCFEDGIAKTIDWYIANRDWWDRIISGEYTKYYSLQYSDRIVTQAE
- the rfbD gene encoding dTDP-4-dehydrorhamnose reductase; this encodes MKALLTGAKGQLGSDLGPLLRNAGFETAAFGSSELDIADATAVFNAVRKERPGLIINAAAYTKVDLAEKERERAFAVNSDGPANLGRAALEAGIPLIHVSTDFVFDGSRAVPYREDDATNPQSVYGESKLAGEAALAALLDKRVVIRTSWVYGVTGHNFVKTILRLASERDSLRVVYDQVGSPTWSADLASAIVEVAKSISAGKSPWGTYHYSNEGVASWFDFAVAICEEAKALGTGLKCSAIEPILTAEYPVPARRPAFSVLDKARIKGAFGLRIPYWRDSLRSMLKELKATSEN
- a CDS encoding dTDP-4-dehydrorhamnose 3,5-epimerase family protein; amino-acid sequence: MFKDGPIEGIVIKELKRYADDRGWLMELFRTDEISEEYVPVMTYVSLTRPGVARGPHEHMDQADYFCFAGPSDFKVYLWDNRPESPTFGNRMAFVAGESNPSVVIVPKKVVHAYRNVGSEDGLVINCPNRLFKGNGKKEPVDEVRYENDPKSPYRLD